The Bacillus alveayuensis genome has a segment encoding these proteins:
- a CDS encoding glyoxylase-like metal-dependent hydrolase (beta-lactamase superfamily II) (product_source=COG0491; cath_funfam=3.60.15.10; cog=COG0491; pfam=PF00753; smart=SM00849; superfamily=56281): MSNHNWEIYPLVLGEADVSKVLDTFWSLSRDKSMVTVPILAWLLVPTFKEEPILVDTGFRDAERCQTVHGLGPHRTKPEWSLRTQLKNHGFTAEEIKKVILTHLHYDHAGGCAEFPNAKFIVQRTELQAAAAPMVSSQLEIGGGALFYDRKDIAELIDPLWSQVHLIEGDTEIAPGVKCFLFQNTHTPGSQAVYVQTEFGTAVILGDIARNVELNINQEIPPGIFYDLEATYRAMIRIKSEADIVLPSHDYEVVKKYRGGLKEGTSVHEN; the protein is encoded by the coding sequence ATGTCAAATCATAATTGGGAAATATACCCTTTAGTGCTTGGAGAAGCAGATGTATCAAAGGTATTAGATACATTTTGGTCGCTGAGCCGTGACAAATCGATGGTAACGGTGCCGATTTTAGCCTGGCTTTTAGTTCCGACATTTAAGGAAGAGCCAATTTTAGTTGACACCGGTTTTCGAGATGCTGAACGCTGCCAGACCGTCCATGGCTTAGGTCCTCATCGGACAAAACCTGAATGGAGCCTTCGCACCCAATTGAAGAACCATGGCTTTACAGCTGAAGAGATAAAAAAAGTAATCCTAACTCACCTTCATTATGATCATGCAGGAGGATGCGCCGAATTTCCGAATGCAAAATTCATCGTCCAACGCACTGAATTGCAGGCTGCTGCGGCACCGATGGTTTCTTCACAGCTGGAAATAGGGGGAGGAGCGTTATTTTACGATAGAAAAGACATTGCAGAATTAATCGACCCTTTATGGTCTCAAGTTCATTTGATCGAAGGGGATACAGAAATTGCTCCTGGAGTGAAATGTTTCTTATTCCAAAACACTCATACGCCAGGCAGCCAAGCAGTTTATGTCCAAACGGAATTCGGCACCGCAGTTATTCTTGGAGACATTGCCAGAAATGTTGAATTAAATATTAATCAAGAAATTCCACCTGGAATATTTTACGATTTAGAGGCTACCTATCGAGCGATGATTAGAATTAAGAGCGAGGCTGATATTGTTCTTCCTAGTCATGATTATGAAGTAGTGAAAAAATATAGAGGCGGACTAAAAGAAGGGACGTCAGTTCATGAAAATTAA
- a CDS encoding putative enzyme related to lactoylglutathione lyase (product_source=COG3324; cath_funfam=3.10.180.10; cog=COG3324; superfamily=54593): MKIKGIERVALKVKDIDQSITFFSKLFGTTFQRQNVQINDSVIKVAFSPLGIELLEEANLEKESLRSFHLRVENIQDVHPAVLEAGGEILAHFTVGEMEHMIAKIGDFRIVFVSYEGNDSLKALSSGN; encoded by the coding sequence ATGAAAATTAAAGGAATTGAACGAGTTGCATTAAAGGTAAAAGACATCGATCAATCGATCACATTTTTTTCGAAGCTCTTCGGAACAACTTTTCAGCGTCAAAATGTGCAAATAAACGATTCCGTGATAAAAGTGGCTTTTTCTCCGCTAGGAATTGAACTTTTAGAAGAGGCAAATTTAGAGAAAGAATCATTAAGAAGCTTTCACCTTCGTGTGGAGAACATACAAGACGTTCATCCTGCTGTTTTGGAAGCTGGAGGTGAGATTCTTGCGCACTTTACAGTGGGAGAAATGGAACATATGATTGCGAAAATTGGAGATTTTCGAATTGTATTTGTATCTTACGAAGGTAATGATTCTTTGAAAGCGTTATCTTCCGGAAATTGA
- a CDS encoding DNA-binding IclR family transcriptional regulator (product_source=COG1414; cath_funfam=1.10.10.10,3.30.450.40; cog=COG1414; pfam=PF01614,PF09339; smart=SM00346; superfamily=46785,55781) — protein MVNSKPSDRHTNSTVIKALTVLEKVAFANGGISLADLVKELDMPKTTIYRLIETLKHCDYIHLDANTERYFVGWKTVQIGVSGLNNIEVVDIAAPYLTKLAEKTGETAFLAGYYNGEIVYLYKKEGTQSIRTTAQLGMRRPVHCTAVGKAILSTFTWEEVEKILGEKGMKKYTENTITDVHKLRKEILEIKRNGYAIDREEIEIGLTCYAVPIFNFTGNMAGSIGLGGPTMRMRENQNVFTSQLKETAFQVSRMLGYVPKIGGE, from the coding sequence ATGGTCAATTCTAAGCCATCAGATAGACACACCAATTCAACAGTTATAAAAGCACTCACTGTTCTTGAGAAGGTTGCTTTTGCAAATGGCGGTATTTCATTAGCTGATTTAGTGAAAGAGTTGGATATGCCAAAAACTACCATTTATCGGCTGATCGAAACATTAAAGCATTGTGATTATATTCATTTAGATGCAAATACTGAAAGATACTTTGTTGGCTGGAAAACGGTACAAATTGGTGTTTCGGGATTGAATAATATTGAAGTTGTCGATATTGCTGCCCCCTATTTGACAAAATTGGCGGAGAAAACAGGAGAAACTGCATTTTTGGCTGGCTACTACAACGGAGAAATTGTTTATCTTTACAAAAAAGAGGGGACGCAGTCCATTCGAACGACAGCTCAGCTTGGGATGAGAAGACCTGTTCATTGCACAGCGGTCGGAAAAGCGATTCTTTCCACTTTCACATGGGAGGAAGTTGAAAAAATTTTAGGGGAAAAAGGGATGAAAAAATATACAGAGAACACCATTACAGATGTTCATAAACTTCGGAAAGAAATACTTGAGATTAAAAGAAACGGTTATGCGATTGACAGGGAAGAAATTGAAATAGGATTAACGTGCTATGCCGTACCTATCTTTAATTTTACTGGAAATATGGCCGGATCAATTGGATTAGGCGGTCCAACAATGAGAATGAGAGAAAATCAAAATGTTTTTACTTCGCAATTAAAAGAAACAGCATTTCAAGTTTCCAGAATGTTAGGATACGTGCCGAAAATAGGGGGGGAGTGA
- a CDS encoding carbon-monoxide dehydrogenase medium subunit (product_source=KO:K03519; cath_funfam=3.30.390.50,3.30.465.10; cog=COG1319; ko=KO:K03519; pfam=PF00941,PF03450; smart=SM01092; superfamily=55447,56176) has product MKPVPFEYVAVKSVNEAITALEKYGDNTVIIAGGQSLMQEMNLRQARPSCLVDINGITDLDYIEETDDAIKIGALTRHRTVEKSEIVKRYCPLLQEAVTHIAHFQIRNRGTIGGSLRQNPPGAEYGVVARVLNAQFVIAGPDGKRVLSGEEFFVSHFKTAVKQNEIIVEIIFPKLTKDTGYGFLEVTRRHGHIPIVSAAVTLQLNEDDTVKDAQIALGNVSPHGVPYKVKSVSQLIGKPFTQEILDQLANDIKNEVNPDPEADAKAGYSLQLSRIMGRRVSEISSAEYRKEAASVLSIRALQKAYQQIKGTFQ; this is encoded by the coding sequence ATGAAACCAGTTCCATTTGAATATGTGGCTGTTAAAAGTGTAAATGAAGCGATTACCGCACTCGAAAAGTACGGAGACAACACAGTCATTATCGCTGGGGGACAAAGTCTGATGCAGGAAATGAATTTAAGGCAGGCTCGTCCTTCATGCCTAGTTGATATAAATGGGATCACAGATCTTGATTATATTGAAGAAACGGATGATGCCATTAAAATCGGAGCATTAACAAGACACCGCACCGTTGAAAAGTCTGAAATTGTAAAACGATATTGTCCTTTGCTTCAGGAAGCCGTTACCCATATTGCGCATTTCCAGATCCGCAATCGAGGTACAATAGGAGGAAGCCTGAGACAAAATCCGCCAGGCGCTGAATACGGAGTAGTTGCTCGTGTGTTAAATGCTCAGTTTGTCATTGCCGGTCCTGATGGCAAACGCGTACTTTCCGGAGAAGAGTTTTTTGTTAGCCACTTTAAAACAGCAGTGAAACAAAATGAAATCATTGTCGAAATCATATTCCCAAAATTAACAAAGGATACGGGGTATGGATTTTTGGAAGTAACAAGAAGACATGGACATATTCCCATTGTTTCTGCAGCAGTGACTCTTCAGTTAAATGAAGATGACACGGTAAAAGATGCGCAGATAGCTTTAGGGAATGTCAGTCCTCATGGTGTCCCTTACAAAGTGAAATCTGTTTCACAATTGATTGGGAAACCATTTACTCAGGAAATTCTTGATCAACTAGCAAACGATATAAAAAATGAAGTCAATCCAGATCCTGAAGCAGATGCAAAGGCTGGCTATTCATTGCAGCTTTCGAGAATCATGGGACGCCGTGTTTCTGAAATTTCCAGTGCTGAGTATCGAAAAGAAGCGGCATCCGTA
- a CDS encoding carbon-monoxide dehydrogenase large subunit (product_source=KO:K03520; cath_funfam=3.30.365.10; cog=COG1529; ko=KO:K03520; pfam=PF01315,PF02738; smart=SM01008; superfamily=54665,56003; tigrfam=TIGR02416) — translation MVTVKKGLGVSLKRKEDIRLLTGNGQFTDDIEKQGMLHLAIVRSPHAHARIVNINASKAKKLPGVVAVLTGEEALQYSGPLAPTINIFNKVPEVYAIAYKKVRYVGEPVAVIAAEDRYIAEDAVDLIEVEYEVLPAVVTIEDALEPKALLYEEWGDNKQLESRTTIGDIDDAFADSEYVFEETITHNRYTGTPMESRVCIAEYNPGSKKMTVTCSTQAPSQVRTLIAQTLQMPEHNIRVIAPDVGGGYGTKLQANAEIIACIMARMLGKTVKWTEDRVENILTGVHSRDYTCTVKIGFDKDFRITGLQAKLIGNIGVDGTCQAPGTPALSVAGAYFPGPYKVPVYDVEIIGVVSNKAPYGAHRGYGKDIANYPIERMMDIAARKLGISPEELRRRNFIKKDEFPYQQISGPLYDSGDFDKLMDLVMDKIDYQNFKKKQLELRKQGKYIGLGIAAMLEPSGAAVFNGIFNGYQAATVRMTPEGHFQVLTSHQNIGQGVETTIPQVVSQVMDVDIDDIRFVYGDTDITPYGLGPFSSRGATYTVSAVYEAAKMLKEKLLKIAGYLLKEDPENLEMANGTVRVKGTTNPEAAISLKEIGNKVYLWPGPYATVPEGIDCNLEATYTWTSKVVKWEPDEHGRVNLYTTHPTGVFVALVEVDIKTGLVKVDKFVVSHDCGTIINPMIADGQIAGGIAHGIGGVLLEDLAYDSNGLMTNPDFQHYLCPTAMDVSDIETIHMQSPSPFTPLGTKGMGEGGTIPSPAAVANAVEDALSPFGVIVKDLPITPERVLEWIKQGEMQNVKS, via the coding sequence ATGGTTACTGTAAAAAAAGGTTTAGGTGTAAGTTTGAAGCGTAAAGAAGACATAAGACTTTTGACTGGTAATGGACAATTTACCGATGATATTGAAAAACAAGGCATGTTACATTTGGCCATTGTACGGAGTCCTCATGCTCATGCACGTATTGTAAATATTAATGCAAGCAAAGCGAAAAAACTACCTGGAGTAGTAGCTGTTTTAACGGGAGAAGAGGCGCTTCAATATTCAGGACCACTTGCACCGACGATCAATATCTTTAACAAAGTACCAGAAGTGTATGCGATTGCCTATAAAAAGGTTCGCTATGTCGGTGAGCCAGTGGCCGTTATTGCTGCCGAAGACCGATATATTGCTGAAGATGCAGTCGATCTTATTGAAGTAGAATATGAGGTTTTACCAGCTGTTGTGACGATAGAAGATGCACTGGAGCCAAAGGCGCTTCTTTATGAAGAATGGGGCGATAATAAACAATTAGAATCGAGAACTACTATCGGCGATATAGACGATGCATTTGCCGATTCGGAATATGTCTTTGAAGAAACCATTACACATAACCGCTACACTGGAACTCCGATGGAGTCTCGTGTATGTATTGCCGAATACAATCCTGGATCTAAAAAGATGACAGTTACATGCTCGACACAGGCACCTTCTCAAGTTCGCACGCTGATTGCCCAAACATTGCAAATGCCTGAGCATAATATACGAGTTATTGCTCCGGATGTTGGCGGCGGTTATGGTACAAAATTGCAGGCAAATGCAGAAATCATTGCTTGTATCATGGCGCGCATGCTTGGCAAGACGGTTAAATGGACGGAAGACAGAGTAGAGAATATTCTAACTGGAGTTCATTCCAGAGACTATACTTGCACGGTGAAAATTGGGTTTGACAAAGATTTTCGCATCACAGGACTTCAAGCGAAGCTGATTGGAAATATTGGGGTTGATGGAACTTGCCAGGCACCGGGAACGCCTGCTTTATCAGTTGCAGGTGCTTATTTTCCAGGTCCATATAAAGTGCCTGTTTATGACGTAGAAATCATTGGGGTCGTTTCAAATAAAGCGCCTTATGGTGCGCACCGCGGATATGGAAAGGATATTGCCAATTATCCTATTGAGCGGATGATGGATATAGCAGCTCGAAAACTTGGTATATCACCAGAAGAATTAAGACGGCGCAACTTTATAAAGAAAGACGAATTTCCTTATCAACAAATTTCTGGGCCGCTTTATGATAGCGGAGATTTTGATAAACTTATGGATCTCGTAATGGATAAAATCGATTATCAAAACTTTAAAAAGAAACAATTAGAGCTTCGTAAACAAGGCAAGTACATTGGACTTGGAATCGCCGCTATGCTTGAGCCGTCTGGCGCTGCTGTCTTTAATGGCATATTTAATGGTTATCAGGCAGCAACTGTACGAATGACGCCTGAAGGACATTTCCAAGTATTAACCAGCCATCAGAACATAGGTCAAGGGGTTGAAACAACGATTCCACAAGTTGTTTCACAAGTTATGGATGTAGATATAGACGATATTCGATTTGTTTATGGAGATACGGATATTACGCCGTACGGATTAGGTCCATTTTCTTCCAGAGGTGCAACGTATACTGTTTCTGCCGTATATGAAGCTGCCAAGATGTTAAAGGAGAAGCTTTTAAAAATTGCCGGTTATCTGCTTAAGGAAGATCCGGAAAATCTTGAAATGGCAAATGGAACAGTAAGGGTTAAAGGGACGACAAATCCGGAAGCAGCCATCAGTTTAAAAGAAATCGGCAATAAAGTTTATCTATGGCCGGGACCTTATGCGACAGTGCCGGAAGGAATAGATTGTAATTTAGAAGCAACCTATACATGGACGAGTAAAGTAGTGAAGTGGGAGCCTGATGAACACGGGCGAGTCAATCTTTATACGACACATCCGACAGGAGTCTTTGTTGCTCTAGTAGAGGTTGACATTAAAACCGGGCTTGTGAAAGTAGACAAATTCGTTGTTTCCCATGATTGCGGCACAATTATCAATCCTATGATTGCAGATGGACAAATTGCCGGCGGCATCGCACATGGAATTGGCGGCGTGCTGTTAGAAGACCTTGCATATGACAGCAACGGATTAATGACCAACCCTGATTTTCAGCATTACTTATGTCCAACTGCAATGGATGTATCAGACATCGAAACCATTCACATGCAATCCCCATCACCTTTTACACCGCTTGGTACAAAAGGAATGGGAGAAGGCGGAACGATTCCGTCTCCAGCAGCAGTAGCAAATGCCGTAGAAGACGCTTTATCACCTTTTGGTGTAATTGTAAAAGATTTACCAATTACTCCTGAACGAGTTTTAGAATGGATTAAGCAAGGGGAAATGCAAAATGTCAAATCATAA
- a CDS encoding xanthine/CO dehydrogenase XdhC/CoxF family maturation factor (product_source=COG1975; cog=COG1975; pfam=PF02625,PF13478; superfamily=51905,53067), producing MNDNKRIVDEILENGNKLNKAAIATVVRVKGSAYKREGAKMLIDESGNTTGLISGGCLEPDVAEAAKQVIENGKPVLRRYDMDEDLVWGLGLGCPGTVDIYIEKINFDKLKLDRSIENFSENPLIAWLSCVKEEKMGVLATIFDQSPRSHTGQKQIFVSENYQTVGKLDNNELHQFVCDFSKNLLQSTNPKSETKTFTLSNGEKVDVFFDVNIPPIELIIFGAGHDAIPLAEFSVRLGFNTTVVDPRSAYLTEARFPGAKRILADASSIPEKVNVSSKSYVVIMNHHLERDINVLKHILNTDARYIGILGPRSRCQKIFKALQIDDIDQYDHIFNPVGLDIGSESPQEIALSILAEIIAFRNKCAGGFLREKKRPSVSIMSSS from the coding sequence TTGAACGATAACAAAAGGATCGTAGACGAAATTTTGGAAAATGGAAATAAATTGAATAAAGCGGCGATAGCGACAGTCGTTCGTGTAAAGGGATCGGCCTATAAACGAGAAGGGGCCAAAATGCTAATTGATGAAAGCGGTAACACAACTGGCTTAATTTCTGGCGGCTGCCTTGAACCCGATGTTGCCGAAGCTGCTAAGCAGGTTATAGAGAATGGAAAACCTGTGCTAAGACGTTATGATATGGATGAAGATCTCGTCTGGGGGCTTGGGCTAGGATGTCCTGGTACTGTTGATATCTATATTGAAAAAATCAATTTTGATAAATTAAAATTAGATCGCTCGATTGAAAATTTTTCAGAGAATCCATTGATAGCTTGGCTTTCTTGTGTAAAAGAAGAAAAAATGGGTGTTTTAGCGACAATTTTCGATCAATCACCTCGTTCACATACTGGACAGAAGCAAATTTTTGTTTCTGAAAACTATCAAACGGTAGGTAAGCTGGACAATAATGAATTACATCAATTCGTTTGCGATTTTTCGAAAAATCTATTACAAAGTACGAATCCAAAATCGGAAACAAAAACATTCACCTTATCAAACGGAGAAAAAGTCGATGTATTCTTTGATGTAAATATTCCTCCGATTGAATTAATTATTTTTGGCGCAGGCCATGATGCCATTCCGTTAGCAGAGTTTAGTGTTAGATTAGGATTTAATACAACCGTAGTCGATCCAAGATCAGCCTATCTAACAGAAGCTCGTTTTCCAGGTGCGAAAAGAATTTTAGCAGATGCAAGCTCAATTCCGGAAAAGGTGAATGTCAGTTCCAAATCGTATGTGGTCATTATGAACCATCATCTTGAACGAGATATAAATGTTCTGAAACATATACTTAATACGGATGCAAGGTATATTGGGATTTTAGGTCCGCGTTCTAGATGCCAAAAAATATTTAAAGCTCTTCAAATAGACGACATTGACCAATATGATCACATATTTAATCCTGTTGGATTAGATATTGGTTCGGAGTCTCCTCAGGAAATAGCGTTAAGTATTCTTGCTGAGATCATTGCTTTTCGAAACAAGTGTGCGGGCGGATTTTTGCGTGAGAAAAAAAGACCGTCAGTTAGTATCATGAGCAGCTCATAA